Below is a window of Komagataella phaffii GS115 chromosome 1, complete sequence DNA.
TTGTTATTACCATGCCAAAACATCCCATAATGAAAGGGTATCGGCAACATGGGAGCTAAATTTCAGACCCTCGAGATGGAGTCGGTAATCGTTCGAGAATCACATGGCCACCCCACATTTCAATTGTAGATCAGACTGTCAATCTTGACATAACCGTCGATAAATGACTTAGATTTCCTTCAGATACTCAGATTATCAGTATCTGGACTCTCCTGACCTTTTTCTATTTGCTCCAAAGTCTTCGAATCTTTCCTATCTTGTTGGAGTCTGACAAACTACTTTAACGTTATTGGCTGAATTCCACCCTCGGATCCAACTTCTCCTTTTCGCTACCGAGCCAAGGCAAATGTCTGATGCAGCTAGTTTTTACTGGCATACCAGGAGATCGCATTCGGGACATATATTATGGAAGTTcccttcttttttttccttcttctttttcccTTTTGTTCCCGTTATACAGTATGTTATCCGCCAGAAGAGTACTTGCTAAGATAAACAGCCGTGGATTGGCCACGGTGTCAGGGCTCACCAAGGATTCTCTCGTTGAGATGAACCTGTTGGAAAAGGGCAACTACATTAATTACAAGCAACAACTTGACAACGTCAATATTGTCAAGGAAAGACTGGGAAGACCTTTGACCTACGCTGAAAAGCTGTTGTACGGTCACTTGGACAAGCCTCATGAACAAGACATTGAGAGAGGTGTCTCTTACTTGAAATTGAGACCAGACAGAATCGCTTGTCAGGATGCTACCGCTCAGATGGCCATTTTGCAATTCATGTCCGCTGGTATGCCTTCTGTCGCTACTCCAACTACTGTGCACTGTGATCACTTGATTCAGGCTCAAAAGGGTGGTGCTGCCGATTTGGAGCGTGCCATCAGACTGAACAAGGAAGTCTACGATTTCTTGGCAACCGCTTGTGCCAAATACAACATTGGTTTCTGGAAGCCAGGTTCAGGTATTATTCATCAAATTGTTCTGGAAAACTATGCTTTCCCAGGTGAATTGCTGATCGGTACCGATTCCCACACTCCTAACGCTGGTGGTTTGGGTCAATTGGCCATCGGTGTTGGTGGTGCTGATGCCGTCGATGTTATGGCTGGTTTGCCATGGGAATTGAAGGCCCCAAAGATTATCGGTGTTAAGCTGACCGGTAGAATGAATGGATGGACTTCTCCAAAGGATATCATTCTGAAGTTGGCTGGTATCACTACCGTCAAGGGTGGTACTGGTGCTATCGTCGAGTACTTCGGTGATGGTGTTGACACCTTCTCTTGTACTGGTATGGCTACCATCTGTAATATGGGTGCTGAAATTGGTGCCACTACTTCTGTGTTCCCATTCAACAACTCCATGGTTGACTTCTTGGACGCTACTGGAAGATCTGAGATTGGTGAGTTTGCCAAGGTCTTCCAAAAGGAGTACTTGTCTGCCGACCCTGGTTGTGAGTACGACCAGGTTATCGAGATAGACCTGAACACCTTAGAGCCACACATTAACGGTCCTTTCACCCCAGATTTGGCCACTCCTGTCTCCAAGATGAAGGAGGTTGCCGTTGCCAATGACTGGCCTCTCGAGGTCAAGGTTGGTTTGATCGGTTCTTGTACTAACTCCTCTTATGAGGACATGACCAGAGCCGCTTCTATCATTGAAGATGCTGCCTCCCATGGTGTCAAGGCTAAGTCTTTGTACACTGTCACTCCAGGTTCCGAACAAATTCGTGCTACCATTGCCAGGGATGGTCAACTGAAGACTTTCACTGACTTCGGTGGATCCGTTTTGGCTAACGCTTGTGGTCCATGTATTGGACAATGGGATCGTCAAGATATCAAGAAGGGTGACAAGAACACTATTgtctcttctttcaacagaaacttcACTTCTAGAAATGACGGTAACCCAGCTACTCACGCTTTTGTTGCTTCCCCAGAGATGGTCACCGCTTATGCTATTGCAGGTGATTTGAGATTCAACCCATTGACTGACAAGCTTAAGGACAAGGACGGAAACGAATTCTTGCTTAAGGACCCTGTGGGAGTCGGTCTTCCTGTCCGTGGTTACGACCCTGGTGAAAACACTTACCAGGCTCCTCCTGAAGACAGAGCCTCCGTTGAAGTTGTCATTTCTCCAAGCTCAGACCGTCTGCAAAGACTGACTCCATTCCAGCCATGGGATGGAAAGGACGCTGAGAGATTGCCAATTCTGATTAAGTCCGTTGGTAAGACCACCACCGATCATATTTCTATGGCTGGTCCTTGGTTGAAGTACCGTGGTCACTTGCAGAACATTTCCAACAATTACATGATTGGTGCCATAAACGCTGAAAACGGTGAAGCCAACAACGTTAAGAACCACTACACCGGTGTCTACTCCGGTGTCCCAGACACTGCCGCCGCGTACCGTGACAATGGTGTTAAGTGGGTCGTCATTGGTGGTGAGAACTTCGGTGAAGGTTCCTCCAGAGAACACGCAGCCTTGGAGCCAAGATACTTGGGTGGTTTCGCTATTATCACCAAGTCCTTCGCTCGTATTCACGAGaccaacttgaagaaacaagGTCTGTTGCCATTGAACTTCACTGATCCTGCAGCTTACGACAGAATTCAACCCGATGATGAGGTTGACATTTTGGGATTGACCG
It encodes the following:
- a CDS encoding Aconitase, required for the tricarboxylic acid (TCA) cycle and also independently required for mitoc, which encodes MLSARRVLAKINSRGLATVSGLTKDSLVEMNLLEKGNYINYKQQLDNVNIVKERLGRPLTYAEKLLYGHLDKPHEQDIERGVSYLKLRPDRIACQDATAQMAILQFMSAGMPSVATPTTVHCDHLIQAQKGGAADLERAIRLNKEVYDFLATACAKYNIGFWKPGSGIIHQIVLENYAFPGELLIGTDSHTPNAGGLGQLAIGVGGADAVDVMAGLPWELKAPKIIGVKLTGRMNGWTSPKDIILKLAGITTVKGGTGAIVEYFGDGVDTFSCTGMATICNMGAEIGATTSVFPFNNSMVDFLDATGRSEIGEFAKVFQKEYLSADPGCEYDQVIEIDLNTLEPHINGPFTPDLATPVSKMKEVAVANDWPLEVKVGLIGSCTNSSYEDMTRAASIIEDAASHGVKAKSLYTVTPGSEQIRATIARDGQLKTFTDFGGSVLANACGPCIGQWDRQDIKKGDKNTIVSSFNRNFTSRNDGNPATHAFVASPEMVTAYAIAGDLRFNPLTDKLKDKDGNEFLLKDPVGVGLPVRGYDPGENTYQAPPEDRASVEVVISPSSDRLQRLTPFQPWDGKDAERLPILIKSVGKTTTDHISMAGPWLKYRGHLQNISNNYMIGAINAENGEANNVKNHYTGVYSGVPDTAAAYRDNGVKWVVIGGENFGEGSSREHAALEPRYLGGFAIITKSFARIHETNLKKQGLLPLNFTDPAAYDRIQPDDEVDILGLTELAPGKNVTLRVHPADGSPTWETPLSHTYNAEQIEWFKYGSALNNMAAVKASK